A genomic segment from Streptomyces sp. NBC_00237 encodes:
- a CDS encoding DUF2264 domain-containing protein, which produces MPMPPENRELSPYTGWTRAHWEHAADELLLAVRPYSTPRHGLIHLPGPRPSVSGPRSDGLEGYARTFLLAALRVAGAHGDDPHGHLARYAEGLAAGTQHPTSSPDMSPADPESWPRPADIRQAVVESASVALSLRLTRPWLWDTLDDATRQRAVDWLLPALGPSPVDNNWWLFGLTVAGFLQDVGIETDRARATIDTALARIEDWHLGEGWYSDGPNRAFDHYNAWALHFYPVLHAHLSGDKALLDRYGPRLHAQLDTYTAMFDATGAPMPFGRSLTYRFAAAAAPWLGALTGHTPLTPGATRRLASGTLRHFLDRGATAPDGLLTLGWYGPYPPLIQSYSGPGSPYWASKGFLGLLLPADHPAWTAPEEPLPAETADSVVLAAPPHLLIHSTAADGLVRLHNHGSNHVGPEDDPGYARFAYSTRTGPAHETPDNHFSLLIDGAHTTRGPATPVARGQDWASSAHTPAPGIRVVSATAVHGRAEVRAHLVLGAPPGTPVRQTGWAVTPDGAATAQLHPVHGYDPQPANQLPVGPTPFGPSAHAAVLQGRTGDTGSSLFVALASLTAEPAPAPAATLARVGLPRTTRTTTATRMTTATRTTNAAILHITWEDDGTVTTLELPY; this is translated from the coding sequence ATGCCCATGCCGCCCGAGAACCGTGAGCTCAGTCCGTACACCGGCTGGACCCGCGCCCACTGGGAGCACGCGGCCGACGAACTCCTCCTCGCCGTACGCCCGTACAGCACCCCACGCCACGGCCTGATCCACCTCCCTGGCCCCCGCCCGAGCGTCTCGGGCCCCCGCTCCGACGGCCTCGAAGGCTACGCCCGTACGTTCCTCCTCGCGGCCCTGCGCGTCGCGGGCGCGCACGGCGACGACCCGCACGGCCACCTCGCCCGGTACGCCGAAGGGCTCGCCGCCGGAACCCAACACCCCACCTCAAGCCCGGACATGAGCCCCGCCGACCCCGAGTCCTGGCCCCGCCCCGCCGACATCCGTCAGGCCGTCGTCGAGTCCGCCTCGGTCGCGCTCTCGCTGCGCCTGACCCGCCCCTGGCTCTGGGACACCCTCGACGACGCCACCCGGCAGCGCGCCGTCGACTGGCTGCTGCCCGCCCTCGGCCCGTCCCCCGTCGACAACAACTGGTGGCTCTTCGGCCTCACCGTCGCCGGATTCCTCCAAGACGTCGGCATCGAGACCGACCGGGCACGCGCCACCATCGACACCGCCCTCGCCCGCATCGAGGACTGGCACCTCGGCGAAGGCTGGTACAGCGACGGCCCGAACCGCGCCTTCGACCACTACAACGCCTGGGCCCTGCACTTCTATCCCGTCCTGCACGCCCACCTGTCCGGCGACAAGGCCCTCCTCGACCGCTACGGCCCGCGCCTGCACGCCCAACTCGACACGTACACGGCTATGTTCGACGCGACCGGCGCACCCATGCCCTTCGGCCGCTCCCTCACCTACCGCTTCGCGGCAGCCGCCGCCCCCTGGCTCGGCGCCCTCACCGGCCACACCCCGCTCACCCCCGGAGCCACCCGCCGCCTCGCCTCCGGCACTCTGCGCCACTTCCTCGACCGGGGGGCCACGGCCCCGGACGGCCTGCTCACCCTCGGCTGGTACGGCCCGTACCCGCCCCTGATCCAGAGCTACTCCGGCCCCGGCTCCCCCTACTGGGCCTCCAAGGGCTTCCTCGGCCTGCTCCTGCCCGCCGACCACCCCGCCTGGACGGCCCCCGAGGAGCCCCTCCCCGCCGAGACCGCCGACAGTGTCGTCCTCGCCGCCCCGCCCCACCTCCTCATCCACTCCACCGCCGCCGACGGACTCGTCCGCCTGCACAACCACGGCAGCAACCACGTGGGCCCCGAGGACGACCCCGGTTACGCCCGCTTCGCCTACTCCACCCGCACGGGCCCCGCCCACGAGACCCCCGACAACCACTTCTCCCTGCTCATCGACGGTGCACACACCACACGCGGCCCCGCCACACCGGTGGCCCGGGGCCAGGACTGGGCCTCCTCCGCCCACACCCCCGCCCCCGGCATCCGGGTCGTCTCCGCCACCGCCGTCCACGGCCGCGCCGAAGTCCGCGCCCACCTCGTCCTGGGCGCCCCGCCCGGCACCCCGGTACGCCAGACCGGCTGGGCCGTCACCCCGGACGGAGCGGCCACCGCCCAGCTCCACCCCGTCCACGGCTACGACCCGCAGCCCGCGAACCAACTCCCCGTCGGCCCGACCCCGTTCGGCCCGTCCGCCCACGCCGCCGTACTCCAAGGACGAACGGGCGACACCGGAAGTTCCCTCTTCGTCGCCCTCGCCTCCCTCACCGCGGAACCCGCCCCCGCCCCTGCCGCCACCCTCGCCCGCGTCGGCCTCCCCCGTACGACACGTACGACAACTGCGACACGTATGACAACTGCGACACGTACGACGAATGCCGCCATCCTCCACATCACCTGGGAGGACGACGGCACCGTCACCACACTCGAACTGCCCTACTGA
- a CDS encoding substrate-binding domain-containing protein, translating to MRESAAERHDRMLELVRRHGTARVSDLAGLLGVSPVTARRDAEALAAKGLLERVHGSVSWPATVPGQRSDDLVLGLLAPSATYYFAEVIRGAHEAAAKAGARLILRISDYRPEEDRARVEGLLAAGARGLLVAPGWRRPQDPARYGEWLARLPVPAVLLERQPAPGSPLDGLDRVCSDHAYGALLAVRHLVGLGHGAPVLVARADSPTALSVRAGYAAALGSLGLTAPRAAIDSVPAELDPEGFESAVRDLCAAVSEGARAALVHNDVDAIQIVQRLAELGVRVPGDLAVVAYDDEVAALADTPLTAVAPPKREVGRHAAELLVERLRGDACGESPRRHLSLLPGLRVRASCGAGAEAATEAATAATAATGTVSA from the coding sequence GTGCGCGAAAGTGCCGCAGAACGTCATGACCGCATGCTGGAGCTGGTCCGCCGGCACGGCACCGCGCGGGTCTCGGACCTGGCGGGGCTGCTGGGGGTCTCCCCCGTCACCGCCCGCCGGGACGCCGAGGCGCTGGCGGCGAAGGGGCTGCTGGAGCGGGTGCACGGGTCGGTGTCCTGGCCCGCGACGGTTCCCGGTCAGCGCTCCGACGACTTGGTGCTGGGGCTGCTCGCGCCCTCGGCGACGTACTACTTCGCCGAGGTGATCCGGGGTGCGCACGAGGCGGCGGCGAAGGCCGGGGCCCGGCTGATCCTGCGGATCTCCGACTACCGGCCCGAGGAGGACCGGGCCCGGGTGGAGGGGCTGCTCGCGGCCGGGGCGCGGGGGCTGCTGGTGGCGCCCGGGTGGCGGCGGCCGCAGGACCCGGCCCGGTACGGGGAGTGGCTGGCGCGGCTGCCCGTTCCGGCCGTGCTCCTGGAGCGGCAGCCCGCGCCGGGATCGCCGCTGGACGGTCTCGACCGGGTCTGCTCGGACCACGCGTACGGTGCGCTGCTCGCGGTGCGTCACCTGGTGGGGCTCGGGCACGGGGCGCCGGTGCTGGTGGCGCGGGCGGACAGCCCGACGGCCCTGTCGGTACGGGCCGGATACGCGGCGGCGCTGGGCTCGCTGGGGCTGACGGCGCCCCGGGCCGCCATCGACTCCGTACCGGCCGAACTGGACCCGGAGGGGTTCGAGTCGGCGGTACGGGACCTGTGCGCGGCGGTGTCGGAGGGGGCTCGGGCGGCGCTGGTGCACAACGACGTGGACGCGATCCAGATCGTGCAGCGGCTCGCCGAGCTGGGGGTGCGGGTGCCCGGGGACCTGGCGGTGGTGGCGTACGACGACGAGGTGGCGGCGCTCGCGGACACCCCGCTGACGGCGGTGGCTCCGCCGAAGCGCGAAGTGGGTCGGCACGCGGCGGAGTTGCTGGTGGAGCGGCTGCGGGGAGACGCCTGCGGAGAGTCGCCGCGGCGACATCTGTCGCTGCTGCCGGGGCTGCGGGTGCGGGCGTCGTGCGGGGCGGGCGCGGAAGCGGCCACGGAGGCGGCCACGGCGGCCACGGCGGCGACTGGGACCGTGTCCGCGTGA
- a CDS encoding ABC transporter substrate-binding protein, with protein MPLRKRTPLVALGAVTALAVLTACGGGDGTAAAPGADGKPVDLTFWGWAKGTKEVVDAFNASHTNIRVKFEEIPSGNAGGYAKISNAVKAGNAPDLVSIEYPMLPEFVSQGSVQDIGALLGDDVKKKFLPQAVELTTLGGKNWAVPFDAAPQAFYYRKDLFTKYGVDVPKTWDEFRAAAEKVKKADAKARIGTFFPDDPTTFQAMAWQAGAQWFKAEGDTWKVNTTDAATTKVSAYWQQLLDDDLVRNNASFSPEWTNSLKSGGTVGYLGAAWGAGVLKGTLPEQEGKWAVAPMPTWDGRAASGMLGGSTFAVTKGSKKASASVEFAKWMTTTEAGIKARIASGTSSAFPAATELRPAAKKAFDATYYGGQDIYQVFEEAGTSITPNWAWGPSTGTTNSVIKDQFGRVTGGGTTIADAVKAGHDATVAELKKRGLKVEG; from the coding sequence ATCCCCCTCCGGAAGCGAACCCCCCTCGTCGCCCTCGGTGCCGTCACCGCTCTCGCCGTCCTCACGGCCTGCGGCGGCGGTGACGGCACCGCCGCCGCGCCCGGGGCCGACGGCAAGCCCGTGGACCTGACCTTCTGGGGCTGGGCCAAGGGAACCAAGGAGGTCGTCGACGCCTTCAACGCCTCGCACACGAACATCAGGGTGAAGTTCGAGGAGATACCGTCCGGCAACGCGGGCGGGTACGCGAAGATCTCCAACGCGGTGAAGGCGGGCAACGCCCCCGACCTGGTGTCCATCGAGTACCCCATGCTGCCGGAGTTCGTCAGCCAGGGCTCGGTGCAGGACATCGGCGCGCTGCTCGGCGACGACGTGAAGAAGAAGTTCCTGCCGCAGGCGGTGGAGCTGACGACGCTCGGCGGCAAGAACTGGGCGGTCCCCTTCGACGCAGCACCGCAGGCGTTCTACTACCGCAAGGACCTCTTCACGAAGTACGGCGTCGACGTGCCGAAGACCTGGGACGAGTTCAGGGCGGCGGCCGAGAAGGTGAAGAAGGCCGACGCGAAGGCGCGGATCGGCACCTTCTTCCCGGACGACCCGACGACGTTCCAGGCGATGGCCTGGCAGGCGGGAGCCCAGTGGTTCAAGGCCGAGGGCGACACCTGGAAGGTGAACACCACCGACGCCGCGACCACCAAGGTCTCCGCGTACTGGCAGCAGCTCCTCGACGACGACCTGGTCCGCAACAACGCCTCCTTCAGCCCGGAGTGGACCAACTCCCTCAAGAGCGGCGGCACCGTCGGCTACCTCGGCGCGGCCTGGGGCGCGGGTGTCCTGAAGGGCACGCTGCCGGAGCAGGAGGGCAAGTGGGCGGTCGCCCCGATGCCGACCTGGGACGGCAGGGCGGCCAGCGGGATGCTCGGCGGGTCGACGTTCGCGGTGACCAAGGGCAGCAAGAAGGCGTCCGCCTCGGTCGAGTTCGCGAAGTGGATGACGACGACGGAGGCGGGCATCAAGGCCCGTATCGCGTCCGGCACTTCGAGCGCCTTCCCGGCGGCGACCGAGCTGCGTCCGGCGGCGAAGAAGGCGTTCGACGCGACGTACTACGGCGGCCAGGACATCTACCAGGTCTTCGAGGAAGCCGGTACGTCGATCACCCCGAACTGGGCGTGGGGCCCGAGCACCGGCACCACCAACAGCGTCATCAAGGACCAGTTCGGCAGGGTCACAGGCGGCGGCACGACGATCGCCGATGCGGTGAAGGCCGGTCATGACGCGACGGTCGCCGAGCTGAAGAAGCGCGGCCTGAAGGTCGAGGGCTGA
- a CDS encoding carbohydrate ABC transporter permease, with protein MTTTKAESGTGARCASGAARAAGPVGRAAPAPPPVRGRPRSRTGRAAALLLAPFFVLFVLVMVVPIGYAVWLSLFSEKQSGLGFGGVETVFSGLDNYTAALGDPAFREGFLVLLGYCALYIPLMIGGALALALLLDSALARARRFFQLALFLPHAVPGIIAALIWVYLYTPQLSPVVDAMEAGGIGFDFFSPSGALPSVVNIALWEWLGYNMVIFYAALQAVDRAVLEAATVDGAGAWRTAFSIKVPLIRASVVMVALFTVIGSLQLFTEPLILNKGTGSAVTSTWTPNMYAYTAAFDRNDYGLAAAASVLLALTAALLSFVVTKLSGGRKQKKGGTKRAVPKKAGMEEVASA; from the coding sequence ATGACCACCACGAAGGCCGAATCCGGCACGGGGGCCCGGTGCGCGAGCGGGGCCGCCCGTGCCGCCGGGCCGGTCGGCCGCGCGGCCCCCGCGCCCCCGCCCGTACGCGGGCGGCCCCGCTCCCGCACCGGGCGTGCCGCCGCCCTCCTCCTCGCCCCCTTCTTCGTGCTGTTCGTCCTGGTGATGGTCGTGCCGATCGGATACGCGGTGTGGCTCAGCCTCTTCAGCGAGAAGCAGTCGGGACTGGGCTTCGGCGGGGTCGAGACCGTGTTCAGCGGCCTCGACAACTACACGGCGGCGCTGGGCGATCCGGCCTTCCGGGAGGGCTTCCTGGTCCTTCTCGGGTACTGCGCGCTCTACATCCCGCTGATGATCGGCGGGGCCCTCGCGCTGGCCCTGCTCCTCGACTCGGCGCTCGCCCGCGCGCGCCGCTTCTTCCAGCTCGCCCTGTTCCTGCCGCACGCCGTGCCCGGCATCATCGCCGCGCTGATCTGGGTGTACCTGTACACGCCGCAGCTCAGCCCGGTGGTCGACGCGATGGAGGCGGGCGGGATCGGCTTCGACTTCTTCTCGCCGTCGGGCGCGCTGCCCTCGGTGGTCAACATCGCCCTGTGGGAGTGGCTCGGCTACAACATGGTGATCTTCTACGCCGCCCTCCAGGCCGTCGACCGGGCCGTCCTGGAGGCGGCCACCGTCGACGGGGCGGGGGCCTGGCGCACCGCGTTCAGCATCAAGGTGCCGCTGATCAGGGCGTCGGTGGTGATGGTCGCGCTGTTCACGGTCATCGGCTCGCTCCAGCTCTTCACCGAACCTCTCATCCTCAACAAGGGCACCGGTTCCGCCGTCACCTCCACCTGGACGCCGAACATGTACGCCTACACCGCGGCCTTCGACCGCAACGACTACGGGCTCGCCGCGGCGGCCTCCGTACTCCTGGCCCTGACGGCGGCACTGCTGTCGTTCGTGGTGACGAAGCTGTCGGGCGGACGCAAGCAGAAGAAGGGCGGAACGAAGAGGGCCGTGCCGAAGAAGGCCGGAATGGAGGAGGTGGCGTCCGCATGA
- a CDS encoding carbohydrate ABC transporter permease produces MSTAVSPTAPPNRWLSRTAVNGALVLATLYMLFPLVWLLTAATKDAGGLLAGNAFSFEGFDLGQNLSALASHGDGIYVRWYANSLLYAGVGAVLSSLVSVAAGYAFDKYAFRGKEKLFSTVLLGVLVPTTALALPLYLLASKIGLVNTYWAVLLPVLVHPFGVYLSRVFSAGYIPNEALEAARIDGAGELRIFVSIGLPMVMPGFVTVFLFQFTAIWNNFFLPLVMLSDQKLFPLSLGLYAWNSNAHAEPTYLPMVVTGSLLAVVPLIVAFVSLQRHWKAGLTAGSVK; encoded by the coding sequence ATGAGCACCGCCGTGTCGCCCACCGCACCGCCGAACCGCTGGCTGTCCCGTACCGCCGTCAACGGCGCGCTCGTCCTCGCCACGCTCTACATGCTCTTCCCCCTCGTCTGGCTGCTCACCGCCGCCACCAAGGACGCGGGCGGCCTCCTCGCGGGCAACGCGTTCTCCTTCGAGGGCTTCGACCTCGGGCAGAACCTCTCCGCGCTCGCCTCCCACGGTGACGGCATCTACGTCCGCTGGTACGCCAACTCCCTTCTGTACGCGGGTGTGGGGGCCGTGCTCAGCTCGCTGGTGAGCGTCGCGGCGGGCTACGCCTTCGACAAGTACGCCTTCCGGGGCAAGGAGAAGCTGTTCTCCACGGTGCTGCTCGGGGTGCTGGTCCCGACGACCGCGCTCGCCCTGCCCCTGTACCTCCTGGCCAGCAAGATCGGGCTGGTCAACACCTACTGGGCGGTCCTGCTGCCGGTCCTGGTCCACCCCTTCGGCGTCTACCTCTCGCGGGTCTTCAGCGCGGGCTACATCCCGAACGAGGCCCTGGAGGCGGCCCGTATCGACGGGGCGGGCGAGCTGCGGATCTTCGTCTCGATCGGTCTGCCCATGGTGATGCCGGGGTTCGTGACCGTCTTCCTCTTCCAGTTCACCGCGATCTGGAACAACTTCTTCCTCCCCCTGGTGATGCTGTCGGACCAGAAGCTCTTCCCGCTGAGCCTCGGTCTCTACGCGTGGAACTCCAACGCCCACGCCGAGCCGACGTACCTCCCGATGGTCGTCACCGGCTCCCTCCTCGCCGTCGTCCCCCTGATCGTCGCCTTCGTCTCCCTCCAGCGGCACTGGAAGGCCGGGCTCACGGCCGGCAGCGTCAAGTGA
- a CDS encoding hydroxyacid dehydrogenase, whose product MHHATDNRPVVPGGAASPAVHRPRTLLAMAPGLADRLFTQEQRARLARIARTDPYLVADDLHSPAYEDALAAAEVLLTCWGATPLTSDVLERAPRLRAVVHAAGSVKHHVTHACWERGLVVSAAAGANALPVAEYTLAAILLAGKQVGRAARKYRELGGASHDWRTELGSSGNYRRTVGIVGASRIGRRVIELLHPFDLRVLLYDPYVSGAEAARLGVEPVELLELCARSSVVSVHAPQLPETRHMIGAPELAAMPDGATLINTSRGSLVDEAALVGHARAGRLDAVLDVTEPELPPPGSPLYTLPNVLLTPHLAGSFGNELHRMAAHAIDEVGRYGAGLAFLEPVRAEALGRSA is encoded by the coding sequence ATGCACCACGCCACTGACAATCGGCCCGTCGTCCCCGGCGGAGCGGCGTCCCCGGCCGTCCACCGGCCGAGGACCCTGCTCGCCATGGCCCCCGGGCTCGCCGACCGGCTCTTCACGCAGGAGCAGCGCGCCCGGCTGGCGCGCATCGCCCGCACCGATCCGTATCTGGTCGCCGACGACCTGCACTCCCCCGCGTACGAGGACGCCCTCGCGGCGGCGGAGGTGCTGCTGACCTGCTGGGGGGCGACGCCGCTCACCTCGGACGTGCTGGAGAGGGCGCCCCGGCTGCGGGCGGTCGTACACGCGGCGGGATCGGTCAAGCACCATGTCACGCACGCCTGCTGGGAGCGGGGGCTGGTCGTCAGCGCGGCCGCCGGAGCCAATGCGCTGCCGGTCGCCGAGTACACCCTCGCCGCGATCCTCCTCGCGGGGAAGCAGGTGGGGCGGGCGGCGCGCAAGTACCGGGAGCTGGGCGGGGCCTCCCACGACTGGCGCACCGAGCTGGGCTCGTCCGGCAACTACCGCCGGACGGTCGGGATCGTCGGGGCGTCCCGGATCGGGCGTCGGGTCATCGAGCTGTTGCACCCCTTCGACCTGCGGGTACTGCTGTACGACCCGTACGTGAGCGGCGCCGAGGCGGCGCGGCTCGGGGTCGAACCCGTGGAGCTGCTGGAGCTGTGCGCGCGGAGCTCGGTCGTGTCCGTGCACGCGCCGCAGCTCCCGGAGACGCGGCACATGATCGGTGCGCCCGAGCTGGCGGCGATGCCGGACGGGGCGACGCTGATCAACACGTCGCGGGGGTCGCTGGTCGACGAGGCGGCGCTCGTCGGGCATGCGCGGGCGGGGCGACTGGACGCCGTACTCGACGTGACCGAGCCCGAACTGCCGCCGCCCGGGTCGCCGTTGTACACCCTGCCGAACGTGCTGCTCACCCCCCACCTGGCGGGGTCGTTCGGCAACGAGCTGCACCGGATGGCGGCGCACGCGATCGACGAGGTGGGGCGGTACGGGGCGGGGCTGGCTTTCCTGGAGCCGGTCCGCGCGGAGGCGTTGGGGCGCTCAGCGTAG
- the groL gene encoding chaperonin GroEL (60 kDa chaperone family; promotes refolding of misfolded polypeptides especially under stressful conditions; forms two stacked rings of heptamers to form a barrel-shaped 14mer; ends can be capped by GroES; misfolded proteins enter the barrel where they are refolded when GroES binds) yields MAKILKFDEDARRALERGVNKLADTVKVTIGPRGRNVVIDKKFGAPTITNDGVTIAREVELDDPYENLGAQLVKEVATKTNDIAGDGTTTATVLAQALVREGLRNVAAGASPAALKKGIDAAVKAVSEELLATARPIEDKSDIAAVAALSAQDQQVGELIAEAMDKVGKDGVITVEESNTFGLELDFTEGMAFDKGYLSPYMVTDQERMEAVLDDPYILIHQGKIGSIQDLLPLLEKVIQAGGSKPLLIIAEDVEGEALSTLVVNKIRGTFNAVAVKAPGFGDRRKAMLGDMATLTGATVIAEEVGLKLDQAGLDVLGTARRVTISKDDTVIVDGGGESADVQGRVNQIKAEIESTDSDWDREKLQERLAKLAGGVCVIKVGAATEVELKEKKHRLEDAISATRAAVEEGIVSGGGSALVHAVKVLEGNLGKTGDEATGVAVVRRAAVEPLRWIAENAGLEGYVITSKVADLDKGQGFNAATGEYGDLVKAGVIDPVKVTRSALENAASIASLLLTTETLVVEKPAEDEGDAGHGGHGHSH; encoded by the coding sequence ATGGCGAAGATCCTGAAGTTCGACGAGGACGCCCGTCGCGCCCTTGAGCGCGGCGTCAACAAGCTTGCCGACACCGTGAAGGTGACGATCGGCCCCCGCGGCCGCAACGTCGTCATCGACAAGAAGTTCGGCGCCCCGACCATCACCAACGACGGTGTCACCATCGCGCGTGAGGTCGAGCTCGACGACCCGTACGAGAACCTCGGCGCCCAGCTGGTGAAGGAGGTGGCGACCAAGACCAACGACATCGCGGGTGACGGTACGACCACCGCCACCGTGCTGGCCCAGGCGCTCGTCCGCGAGGGTCTGCGCAACGTCGCCGCGGGTGCTTCCCCGGCCGCCCTGAAGAAGGGCATCGACGCCGCGGTCAAGGCCGTGTCCGAGGAGCTCCTCGCGACCGCCCGCCCGATCGAGGACAAGTCCGACATCGCCGCCGTGGCCGCGCTCTCCGCGCAGGACCAGCAGGTCGGCGAGCTCATCGCCGAGGCGATGGACAAGGTCGGCAAGGACGGCGTCATCACCGTCGAGGAGTCCAACACCTTCGGCCTGGAGCTCGACTTCACCGAGGGCATGGCCTTCGACAAGGGCTACCTGTCGCCGTACATGGTGACCGACCAGGAGCGTATGGAGGCCGTCCTCGACGACCCGTACATCCTGATCCACCAGGGCAAGATCGGTTCGATCCAGGACCTGCTGCCCCTCCTGGAGAAGGTCATCCAGGCCGGTGGCTCCAAGCCGCTGCTGATCATCGCCGAGGACGTCGAGGGCGAGGCGCTCTCCACCCTCGTCGTCAACAAGATCCGCGGCACGTTCAACGCCGTGGCCGTCAAGGCCCCGGGCTTCGGCGACCGCCGCAAGGCGATGCTCGGCGACATGGCCACCCTCACCGGTGCCACCGTCATCGCCGAAGAGGTCGGCCTCAAGCTCGACCAGGCCGGTCTGGACGTACTGGGCACCGCCCGCCGCGTCACGATCTCCAAGGACGACACGGTCATCGTCGACGGCGGTGGCGAGTCCGCCGACGTGCAGGGCCGCGTCAACCAGATCAAGGCCGAGATCGAGTCCACGGACTCCGACTGGGACCGCGAGAAGCTCCAGGAGCGCCTGGCGAAGCTCGCCGGTGGCGTCTGCGTCATCAAGGTCGGTGCCGCGACCGAGGTCGAGCTCAAGGAGAAGAAGCACCGTCTGGAGGACGCCATCTCCGCGACCCGCGCCGCGGTCGAGGAGGGCATCGTCTCCGGTGGTGGCTCCGCGCTCGTCCACGCCGTGAAGGTCCTCGAGGGCAACCTCGGCAAGACCGGCGACGAGGCCACGGGTGTCGCGGTCGTCCGCCGCGCCGCCGTCGAGCCGCTGCGCTGGATCGCCGAGAACGCCGGTCTCGAGGGTTACGTCATCACCTCGAAGGTCGCCGACCTCGACAAGGGTCAGGGCTTCAACGCCGCGACCGGCGAGTACGGCGACCTGGTCAAGGCCGGCGTCATCGACCCGGTCAAGGTCACGCGCTCCGCCCTGGAGAACGCCGCTTCCATCGCCTCGCTGCTGCTCACGACCGAGACCCTGGTCGTCGAGAAGCCGGCCGAGGACGAGGGCGACGCCGGTCACGGCGGCCACGGCCACTCCCACTGA
- the groES gene encoding co-chaperone GroES — protein MTTASSKVAIKPLEDRIVVQPLDAEQTTASGLVIPDTAKEKPQEGVVLAVGPGRFENGERLPLDVSVGDVVLYSKYGGTEVKYSGEEYLVLSARDVLAIIEK, from the coding sequence GTGACGACCGCAAGCTCCAAGGTTGCCATCAAGCCGCTTGAGGACCGCATCGTGGTCCAGCCGCTCGACGCCGAGCAGACCACCGCCTCTGGCCTGGTCATCCCGGACACCGCGAAGGAGAAGCCCCAGGAGGGCGTCGTCCTCGCCGTGGGCCCGGGCCGCTTCGAGAACGGCGAGCGCCTCCCGCTCGACGTCTCCGTCGGCGACGTAGTGCTGTACAGCAAGTACGGCGGCACCGAGGTGAAGTACAGCGGCGAGGAGTACCTCGTCCTCTCGGCTCGCGACGTTCTCGCGATCATCGAGAAGTAA